DNA from Halorarum salinum:
CCCGGCCGACGCCGTGCTGGCGTCGAACACCTCATCGCTGTCGATCACCGAGCTCGGCGACGCGGTCGACGACCCGCGTCGGCTGCTCGGGACGCACTGGTTCCACCCGCCCCACATCGTGCCCGTCGTCGAGGTCGTGAAGGGCGAGGGGACGGCCGACGGGCCCGTCCGCGTCGTGCGGGAGGCGCTGGAGGCGATCGGCAAATCGCCCGTCGTCCTCGAGAAGGAGGTGCCGGGGTTCATCGGGAACCGGATCCAGTCCGCGATGGCCCACGAGGCGTGGTCGCTCCTGCGGGAGGGCGTCGCGAGCGCGGAGGACATCGACACGGCGGTCAAGGGGACGTTCGGGTTCCGCCTGCCCGCGCTCGGCGTGTTCGAGAAGGGCGACCACTCCGGGCTCGACGTTCACGCCAAGGTGCTCTCGGGGCTCCTCGACGAGATCGATCGCGGGACGACCCCCGCCGAGTCGCTGACGCGGCTGGTCGAGGAGGGGCGCTACGGCGCCAAGACGGGGGCGGGCGTCTACGACTGGAGCGACGTCGACGTGGAGGCGGCGACCGACGAGCGGGACCGTCAGCTACTCTCGCTGCTCGAGGTCTACCGCCAGCGGGAACGGAAGGCGCCCCCGCTGGAGGAGTAGCCGCCCGACGGGGCCGTGTCAGTACGTGACCTTCCCGGCGGTCACGTTCACGCTCTGGCCGGTGATACGGTCCGCGGCGGTCGAACAGAGGAACGCCACCGTCCCGGCGACGTCCTCCGGCTCGACGAACTCCTCGCGCGGGCTGCGGGCCGCCTTCTCCGCCTCGACCTCCTCGAACGACCGGTCGGTGGCGGCCGCCTGCCGCTCGATCACCCGGTCGATCCGCGGGCCGGCGACCGAGCCCGGACAGATCGCGTTCGCGTTGACGTCGTGTGGCCCCCCTTCGACGGCCAGCGTCCGCGTGAGTCCGAACAGGCCGCTCTTCGAGGCCGTGTACGGCGCGCGGTACGGGACGGGCCGTTTGCCCGACGCCGAGGAGACGTTGACGATCCGCCCGTACCCCTGCTCCTTCATCGGGCCCATCAGCTCCCGACAGAGCAGGAACGGGCCGCGGAGGTTCACCGCCATCGTCGAGTCCCACTCCTCGGGGGTGACGTCCTCGACGGGGTCGGTGGGGCCGGCGATGCCCGCGTTGTTGACGAGCACGTCGATCGATCCGACCCGAGCGGTCGCCTCGGCCACCCCGTCCGCGACGTCCTCCCGATCCGTCACGTCCATGCGGACACACGTCGCCTCGCCTCCCCGCCGTTCGATATCGCGTTTCGTCTCGGCCGTGTCCTCGTCGTCGATGTCCGCGACGACGACGGCGAGTCCCCGGTCCGCCAGTTCCCTACAGATCGCCTCGCCGATGCCACGCCCGCCGCCCGTGACGAGCGCCGTCTCCCCGTGTAGTTCCATGCCCGAACTCTGCCGGCGGACGTGATATAGTTGTTTGGCCCGGGCCGTTCGACGGACCCGCGGCGGCGAGGTCACCCGTCGGAACGGCGGTCAGTCCGTGCCGCGGCACTGTGACCTGTTATCACGCTACAATATATATGCCGCCGGGAGGAACACTCCGCCCATGGATCTAGAGATCCAGGGTAACGCGGCAGTGGTAACGGCATCGAGCAGCGGGCTCGGCAAGGCATCGGCGATGGCGCTGGCGGAGGAGGGGGCGAACGTCGTCATCAACGGGCGGGACGAGGAACGGCTCGACCGGGCGGTTTCGGACGTCGACGCGGCCGGCTCCGGGACCGTGGTCGGCCAGCGGGGGGACATCACGGACGAGGACGACGTCTCCGCGCTGGTCGACCGCGCGCTCGACGAGTTCGGCGGCATCGACCACCTCGTCACGTCCGCCGGCGGCCCTCCGAGCGGCTCGTTCATGGACACGACCGACGAGGACTGGAACGACGCCCACGAGCTGCTCCTCATGAGCGTCGTCCGACTCATCCGCGAGAGCGCGGAGCCGCTTCGGGCGGACGGCGGCGGGACCATCGTCAACATCACCTCCCGCAGCGTCAAGGAGGCGATCGATCCCATCGTCCTATCGAACTCGGTCAGGATGGGGGTCGTCGGCCTCGAG
Protein-coding regions in this window:
- a CDS encoding SDR family NAD(P)-dependent oxidoreductase, with protein sequence MELHGETALVTGGGRGIGEAICRELADRGLAVVVADIDDEDTAETKRDIERRGGEATCVRMDVTDREDVADGVAEATARVGSIDVLVNNAGIAGPTDPVEDVTPEEWDSTMAVNLRGPFLLCRELMGPMKEQGYGRIVNVSSASGKRPVPYRAPYTASKSGLFGLTRTLAVEGGPHDVNANAICPGSVAGPRIDRVIERQAAATDRSFEEVEAEKAARSPREEFVEPEDVAGTVAFLCSTAADRITGQSVNVTAGKVTY
- a CDS encoding SDR family oxidoreductase produces the protein MDLEIQGNAAVVTASSSGLGKASAMALAEEGANVVINGRDEERLDRAVSDVDAAGSGTVVGQRGDITDEDDVSALVDRALDEFGGIDHLVTSAGGPPSGSFMDTTDEDWNDAHELLLMSVVRLIRESAEPLRADGGGTIVNITSRSVKEAIDPIVLSNSVRMGVVGLEKTLSREFAPEVRANAVLPGPHETSRVENLVEDAVGRGEYDSYEEGIADRAESIPVGQLGDPTGLGRTVAFLSAPSSAFINGTTVTVDGGLGRATL
- a CDS encoding 3-hydroxyacyl-CoA dehydrogenase family protein, giving the protein MVETNGGADADPVRRVAVVGAGTMGHGIAVAFAAGGRTVRLFDADEAALDGARSAVKNAVSTLVGHDAAEADAAESVLDAIEYEPSLPDAVADADLVVEAVPEDLAIKTETFRRVERAAPADAVLASNTSSLSITELGDAVDDPRRLLGTHWFHPPHIVPVVEVVKGEGTADGPVRVVREALEAIGKSPVVLEKEVPGFIGNRIQSAMAHEAWSLLREGVASAEDIDTAVKGTFGFRLPALGVFEKGDHSGLDVHAKVLSGLLDEIDRGTTPAESLTRLVEEGRYGAKTGAGVYDWSDVDVEAATDERDRQLLSLLEVYRQRERKAPPLEE